One genomic window of Bradyrhizobium sp. B124 includes the following:
- a CDS encoding co-chaperone GroES, which produces MAKSTFRPLHDRVVVKRIDAEEKSKGGIIIPDSAKEKPSQGEIVAVGPGGRDEAGKLIPIDLKVGDRVLFGKWSGTEVKLDNQELLIMKESDIMGVLA; this is translated from the coding sequence ATGGCTAAATCCACCTTCCGCCCACTGCATGACCGCGTCGTGGTCAAGCGTATCGATGCCGAGGAGAAGTCCAAGGGCGGCATCATCATTCCGGACTCGGCCAAGGAAAAGCCGTCCCAGGGCGAGATCGTCGCCGTCGGCCCGGGTGGCCGCGACGAGGCCGGCAAGCTGATCCCGATCGACCTCAAGGTCGGCGACCGCGTGCTGTTCGGCAAGTGGTCGGGCACCGAGGTCAAGCTCGACAACCAGGAGCTCCTGATCATGAAGGAGTCCGACATCATGGGCGTGCTGGCGTAA